Proteins found in one Oncorhynchus mykiss isolate Arlee chromosome 17, USDA_OmykA_1.1, whole genome shotgun sequence genomic segment:
- the ppil1 gene encoding peptidyl-prolyl cis-trans isomerase-like 1, with protein MSGIPPDTWQPPTVSLETTMGTIAVELYWRHAPKTCKNFSELARRGYYNNTKFHRIIKDFMVQGGDPTGTGRGGASIFGKEFEDELHPDLKFTGAGILAMANAGPDTNGSQFFLTLGPTQWLDGKHSIFGRVCQGMAVVNRVGMVETNTQDRPADDIKILRTTVPN; from the exons ATGTCGGGAATACCACCAGATACCTGGCAGCCACCCACAGTAAGCCTGGAGACAAC AATGGGTACAATTGCAGTGGAACTATACTGGAGACATGCTCCCAAAACCTGCAAAAACTTTTCTGAGTTGGCCAGGAGAGGTTACTATAACAACACAAAGTTTCATCGTATCATCAAGGACTTCATGGTGCAGGGAGGAGACCCCACAGGAAcag GTCGTGGCGGTGCCTCCATATTTGGCAAAGAGTTTGAAGATGAACTTCACCCTGACCTGAAATTCACAG GTGCAGGGATCCTAGCGATGGCCAATGCAGGACCAGATACAAACGGAAGCCAGTTCTTCCTGACCCTGGGGCCTACTCAGTGGTTGGATGGGAAGCACAGTATCTTTGGGAGGGTATGCCAAGGTATGGCAGTGGTCAACCGCGTCGGCATGGTGGAAACAAACACACAAGACCGACCTGCCGATGACATAAAAATCCTCAGGACGACTGTACCCAACTGA